TGCGTGATGTTTCAAAATTTTGGGCACCGATAAATGGGCGGATAGATTTGGCTGTGTTTTCCATAGGTTTTAATTTCGGAGTTTGCGGCGTACCACTAAAGGATAGTGATTTATTAAGTAAATATAAAAGTTTACCTTGTTCTAAAAACTACTTTTTCAAAAACGACATTGCCGCCGAGCTGCCCGTTCCCAATATAATCCCCGCGCCCACATCTGTGGGATAATGCACCCCAAGATACATACGCGAGTAGCTGGTAGCCCCTGCCCAGAAAAACGATGGCGCTATCACATACCACTTTGGGTAAGCGGCTGATAGCGCAGTAGCTGTAGCAAAACTTGACGAAGTATGCCCAGAGGGGAACGATGTTCCCCCCGCCCGGTAAACCGGCGTGATCCGGATATTCTGCACAAAAGGCCTTGGGCGTTTTACCAGGTGTTTAATAAGCACCATAAATCCGTAAGATATGGCCGTGCTACTGGCCACATAGCCCGCATTCTGCCGCATCTCCTTATTGTTGCTCACTATGCCACCCACCAGTAAACCCGCCGGGATACCGATATCGCCGTACAAAACATTTTTACTTAAAAACATAAAAAAGCCGGTTTGCTTTGGGGTACGCTGATTTTGCAGATCGATCATTACCCTATCGTCCCAGCGTTGTACGGTGGGTGAGATGAACACGGGGCTATTTACCGTAATTTTTGCAGTATCGGCCTGGGCGAACGTTTTGGTGGACAGGCCAATAATCACCCCTTGTATACTAAGCAGCGCTGTAAGATATTTAAGCGGAAATATTTTTTTCATAGGTAGCACCTAAACAGCATTATTTAAACCTACCGGTGTACACACCGGTAGGTTACTTCAAATAAATGTTTTTGTTTTGAAAAGACCCCATCTCCAGCTGCAAAAATAAGCGCGTTGCCCGCAAACATTCCAACACCTGTTATTTTTATTGAAACGCAATTTTACGGATCAGACTATTTCCGGTGTCGGCCACATAAATGTTTCCGTCTTTATCTGCTGCAATCCCGTTAGGCTCATTAAAGCCCGAGGCAAGAGCAGCACCATTAACTGCACCGGCAGATGATTGTCCGGCAAAAACGTTAACGTTAGCATCCTTGTCTATTTTTCTGATCTGATTTTTATCAGTAACATAAATATTTCCGTCTTTATCAATTGTCAAAGCTTTTGGTTCTTCAAATCCGGCTTTATTACCCTGTCCGTTTACAATACCCCGCACACCATTTCCGGCAATGGCTGATATTGCGCCCGAAGAACTTATTTTTTTGATTGTATAGCCCGTCAGGTCTGTAAAATAGATATTTTCATTTTTATCTGTTGCTATTCCTTCCGGGAAATGGAACCCGTGTAAATGATCGTCAACCCCTGGGATCAGACTTGACGCAAAGGTACTAACAGTTAAATCTTTGGCTATTTTTCTGATAGCCTCATTAACGAAATCAGCCACAAATAGCTCACCGGAACCGTTGATAGCAACACCCGTCGGACCTGTAAAACTCGCTTTACTGCCGGCTCCATTGGTAAATCCAATCGCACCGGTACCCGCTATAGTAGTTACATTGGCCGATGCATCAATTTTACGGATCAGGTTATTGGCATAATCGGCTATGTAAAGGTTACCTGCCTTATCAGCACAAATGCCGGCAGGGTTATAAAAGCTGGCGGCCGCTCCTTTCCCATCAGCATTTCCCGAAACTCCGTTTCCTGCTATAGTTGTTACTTTTCCGTCGATAGTGATTTTACGCACCGCACCATTTTTTTCATCTGTTACAAAAAGATTGCCTGCATCATCTATCGTTATACCCACAGGGCTGTGAAACGTTGCGGCCGTACCGCTTCCATCGGCAAATCCCTCCGCACCACTTCCGGCAATTGTACTCACTATCCACGATTGTTTATAGTTAAATACCGGGCCGCTTACTTCGGCAGCGGCGTCAACCTTTAGGGTTAGCTTACCTGTACCTGCTGCCAGGGGCACCAGGGCGGTTATTTGTGTATTACCGGCCGAAGTTACTTTAGCCTCCTTTCCGTTAAAAAAAACCCTATCGCGGGTCATATCATTGATAAAACCAGTACCGGTAATCGTTATCGAAGCATTGTAAACTCCCGAGTCGGC
The sequence above is a segment of the Mucilaginibacter celer genome. Coding sequences within it:
- a CDS encoding phosphatase PAP2 family protein, which encodes MKKIFPLKYLTALLSIQGVIIGLSTKTFAQADTAKITVNSPVFISPTVQRWDDRVMIDLQNQRTPKQTGFFMFLSKNVLYGDIGIPAGLLVGGIVSNNKEMRQNAGYVASSTAISYGFMVLIKHLVKRPRPFVQNIRITPVYRAGGTSFPSGHTSSSFATATALSAAYPKWYVIAPSFFWAGATSYSRMYLGVHYPTDVGAGIILGTGSSAAMSFLKK
- a CDS encoding IPT/TIG domain-containing protein, which produces MSIFSTRHAFYLSLFCGFYFFSSCSKKDKPAPVDNTPKITITSLSADSGVYNASITITGTGFINDMTRDRVFFNGKEAKVTSAGNTQITALVPLAAGTGKLTLKVDAAAEVSGPVFNYKQSWIVSTIAGSGAEGFADGSGTAATFHSPVGITIDDAGNLFVTDEKNGAVRKITIDGKVTTIAGNGVSGNADGKGAAASFYNPAGICADKAGNLYIADYANNLIRKIDASANVTTIAGTGAIGFTNGAGSKASFTGPTGVAINGSGELFVADFVNEAIRKIAKDLTVSTFASSLIPGVDDHLHGFHFPEGIATDKNENIYFTDLTGYTIKKISSSGAISAIAGNGVRGIVNGQGNKAGFEEPKALTIDKDGNIYVTDKNQIRKIDKDANVNVFAGQSSAGAVNGAALASGFNEPNGIAADKDGNIYVADTGNSLIRKIAFQ